GCGGCATTTCGGGCGCCGGGACGCCGTCGATCGCCAGCGCGGCCGCGTTGCCGGCCGTGCTCGCCTGGATGGCGACGGGCGTGTAGGCGGCGGGACCCGTTGCCATCGCCTCGGCCTCGACGGAGGCCTGGCGCGCGGCGGCGTCGGTCACGGACTTGGAGGCCACGGCCTGGCCCTGGCTTTCGAGCCTGGCGGCGGTGGCGAGGAAGATCTGCTGGTCCTTGGACTGCTTCGCCTTCACCGCCGCCTCGAGCCATTCCGGCACGCGCATGTTGGCCGGGCAGGCGGCCGAGGCGTTGAGGGCGGCGCCGCCGGTGTCGACGTCGAACACGTAGCGCTTCTCGCAGACGCCGACGACGGGCGGCTTGCGCGTCACCTCGAAATGGTCGTTGCCGTCCTTCAGCATCTGCCAGAACGGCATGTTCGGGTCGTTGCGATGCTTGGCCATGTTCTCGGCCGTCATGCGGAACGGGTAGAGATGCACCTCGAACGAGCGCTGGCCGCCGATGAAGGCGTCGCGGGCGAGCCAATAGATCTCGCCGGCCGATTCGTCGGTCATCGAATAGCAGCCGGCCGACGAGCAGGCGCCATGCACCATCAGGCTGTTGCCGGTCCGGTTCCACGCCGCGTCATAGGCGTTCGGGAAGCCGATGTTGAACGACAGGTAATAGCGGGAGTTCGGGTTCATCTGCGAGGGCTTGACCGTATAGAAGCCCTCCGGCGCCTGACGGTCGCCTTCGCGCACCTTCGGGCCGAGCTTTCCGGACCACTTGCAGATGTCATAGGTCTTCAGCAGGCCATAGGTACCGTCGCGGCGCTGCTTCCAGACCTCGAACTCGGAGGTTTCCTTGAAGGAGCGGATATAGACCGGCGCCTTCGGGTCCATGTTCAGCTGCTCCATCTTCGCCTTGAGCTTGGCGGGGAGCGGCTTCAGATGCTTGGGCGTCGCGTCCTGGCAGGCGGCAAGGGCAAGCCCCACCGCGAGGAACAGCAAAGCCTTGCGAAGACGAGAAAAGAACGCGGAACCTGGCATGAACACCCCTGCGGAGCCTTCGCAGCGCTGTGGCGGAGCGGCTCCATCCCGTCTCTGAACGACCGCGCGAAGGCCCCTCAGGGGCTGCGCGCGGACCGAATCAGATGCTCAATAGACGTGAAGACGGGCGGAATCGTGTCAAAGCGACCGGCCGATCGCAAGAAACTTCTCGCGACGCTGGCGCTTGATGTCCGCTTCCGGCTGGCCCTCAAAGGACGCCAGCGCGTGCTCGATCGCATTGCTGGCGGCATCGATCGCCGCGTCGGGATCGCGATGCGCGCCGCCCATCGGCTCGGGAATGATCTCGTCGATCACGCCGAAGCGGAACAGGTCCTGCGCGGTGATCTTCATGTTGGTCGCCGCATCCTGGGCGCGGCTGCCGTCGCGCCAGAGGATCGAGGCGGCGCCTTCCGGCGAGATCACGCTGTAGATCGAATGCTCGAGCATCAGCACGCGATTCGCGGTGGCGATGGCGATGGCGCCGCCGGAGCCGCCTTCGCCGATGATGACGGAGACGTTCGGCGTGCCGAGGCCCAGCGCCGCTTCGGTCGAGCGCGCGATCGCCTCGGCCTGGCCGCGTTCCTCGGCGTCGATGCCGGGATAGGCGCCGGCGGTG
The sequence above is drawn from the Kaistia defluvii genome and encodes:
- a CDS encoding transcriptional regulator encodes the protein MPGSAFFSRLRKALLFLAVGLALAACQDATPKHLKPLPAKLKAKMEQLNMDPKAPVYIRSFKETSEFEVWKQRRDGTYGLLKTYDICKWSGKLGPKVREGDRQAPEGFYTVKPSQMNPNSRYYLSFNIGFPNAYDAAWNRTGNSLMVHGACSSAGCYSMTDESAGEIYWLARDAFIGGQRSFEVHLYPFRMTAENMAKHRNDPNMPFWQMLKDGNDHFEVTRKPPVVGVCEKRYVFDVDTGGAALNASAACPANMRVPEWLEAAVKAKQSKDQQIFLATAARLESQGQAVASKSVTDAAARQASVEAEAMATGPAAYTPVAIQASTAGNAAALAIDGVPAPEMPLPVPSPIRMTAEPTGDAYAPVPAPVAKRPGFWDKFKKREPS
- a CDS encoding acetyl-CoA carboxylase carboxyltransferase subunit alpha → MRTFLEFEKPVADLQGKVQELRAMAEKGDAVSVGDEISRLEVKAGQALAEIYAKLTPWQKTQVARHPDRPHFVEYAKRLITDFTPLAGDRKFAEDQAILAGFGRFRGRPVAVMGQEKGHDTESRLRHNFGMARPEGYRKAVRIMELAERFGLPVIALVDTAGAYPGIDAEERGQAEAIARSTEAALGLGTPNVSVIIGEGGSGGAIAIATANRVLMLEHSIYSVISPEGAASILWRDGSRAQDAATNMKITAQDLFRFGVIDEIIPEPMGGAHRDPDAAIDAASNAIEHALASFEGQPEADIKRQRREKFLAIGRSL